Genomic window (Nicotiana sylvestris chromosome 7, ASM39365v2, whole genome shotgun sequence):
gtgcaccgtgtAAATTGTGACTCTGTTATTTCTATGGTACTatgtagttacctgatcttaccTGTAACCATGAAATTTCTACATACTTGAGCTATTAagctgtgatccatgttagaaaccatgtctaggctacatgtttatcatgttgggacccactgaggtcatttctgttgttgagtTATCTACTTTCATTGCTTTGTATACTCAGTCAtacgcattcatatgcatatcatatctcagtctctattaccatttattgacacatcatatcatcattttgggctagtttcatggcattatgagcccgagagacttgagagattgatgactaagtgaggccgagggcctgattatgagtgacatttataggatcgggttgcacaccgcaacagttatACTAATTTATGATAGTGCTTGGGCTAAatgagcccctccagagtctgcacactccCCAAGTGAGTgcagttgattatattgagggatggatctttcctagacatggatcttgtccgaagcatttGTATAcctggggatggatcttccccatGGGCTGGATTTGGCCCTACTCATACTAAGTGATTGATGGTCAATTAATGTatatattccaggatggatcttccctggaccgGATTGGCCATATACAATACTGAGTGATTAAGCATGATGAGTGTGATGACTTAAAGGGTCATCTTCTATTTTAGAACTCGAAttcgtgttccgaggccttaaaaactcattttatctctcctcgatttgcgtgcaaaAGCCCTTATGTGGAAAATTTATGGAATGATAATTTTTGACCTAAAAagttgatttttgttgacttcggtcaacattttgggtaaacagacccggacccatattctgacggttccggagggtccgtagaaaaacaTGGGACCTGGGCgcatgcccagaatcgaattccgaggtccctagctagagaaataaatattttaacaaaattgaTAAGACTGGAAATGTAATAATTTAAAGGATTtaatcttgttggtatcgggcccgtgtTTTGGTTCCGAAGTCACGTATAAGTATGTTATGATATTTaaaccttatctgtgaaatttggtgaaaacagaattgatttgacgtgattcggacctttggttgaaaaGTTTGAAGTTTTGAAACAACCTTGAAAATTTCATGTTTTTGGTGTTAAATCTGTAGTTTTAGATGTTGTTTTGGCTATTTGATCGCacaagcaagttcgtatgatgttttaagacttgtgtgcatgtttggtttggagccccaagggctcgcgtgagtttcggataggctacgaagTGATTTAAGACTTAGAGGATATTGCTAGTATGCTTCAGCTTGTTGTAGgcccctgatctcgcaattgtaaGATCAGGCATCATAATTGCGAGCCCAGCAgggttcgcatttgtgagccTTTCATCGCACTTGTAATTAGAAGGCTGGGCCAgcagagttcgcaaatgcgaacaaacctTTGCTAATGCGAAGGGAGTCCAGGAGGGTtatggatcgcaaatgcgatcttttgtttgcatttgcgaggtcagtaatcgcaattgcgacactttcctcgcatttgcgaagacaacAGGAATTGtgaaggcttcgcaattgcgatagccccttcgcaattgcgagcttcaCATTTGCGTAGCTCAGGTCGCAAATACGACATCTGCAGCTGATAACCTtggacttagacgggatttttcattcattctcccatttttcaaaatCTAAAattcaagaggcgattttcctaagaccatttcttcccccaaatcataggtaaatgattcttaactcattccTTTCAATCTAttacatctttttacaagatttcatcctagaatctaggggtttttgggtagaatgggtaatcaggttttgaccaagcgggcccggagttaatttttgaccttttggggaaaatgttggggAATCTATAATTATGtgttggaattgatttctttagcgataattgatgttattaagttaattatgactagatacgagtggagtggaggtggaatcgagaggtaaagcagtaattgagctttgaattgCCCGTTGGcttgagataagtgtttggtctaactttgacttgagggattagggatccgcgacttaattgctatgtgaaattccatgtgtgtggcatATTGGTGTGGTAACGAGTACCTATGCACCGCCAAATTACCTGTTTAGACTATTCCCTTCCCCGTTCCTAGTATATTATTTTCCTGTCTTAGCTGCTACTTGCttattgatgcttccatgtctaattgcttcttgttaaatGTTGTTTTCTCTACTGAATGCATTAATTATTTCGTAGTTTCATCATATTATATTGTTGGTTTAAGTTGGTTTATTGGTACTTCATGGTAACCTTTGGTTGGTCTCGTTGTGTAGTATTAACTAATGAAGTTTCATAACAGTATAGATTTCCCGTTGTTTTGGTTTGAGGTATAAATGTTGTGGAGGGTTTTGAGCTAAATTGTGAAATACTTGTTCTTATTTTatgattggtactgatatggtgggatcgggttgcacgccgcaacaggaggaaaaagggtgaaatgtgattgttTGGTGGGATGGGGTTGTGTGccacaacaaggagtaataagggtggacaagtGGGATTGGATTGCATGccacaacaggaggaataagggtgatatattgaggagtaataagggtggactggtagGATCAgggtgcacgccgcaacaaggaggtcagcctgttgaggcagctacctgggaggagccggtagctattctagactagcAGGTTCgatagttgagatcaaagagtcaTTCTTTGGTTCGAGTGTAGTAGAGAGGTCAGCTTGTtaaggcagctacctgggagtccaattccgatatgcggagcagatatccccatttTTTCACcggctcaggtacttttctatgtccgttcgaggacgaacggttgttatagaggtggagaatgtgatgacccaaagggtcatcttctaTTTTAGAACTCGAATTCgtattccaaggccttaaaacctcattttatctctcctTGATTTTTGTGCATAGTCTGAACATGTATCCagaaagcccttatgtgaaaaatttatGAAATGATAATATTTGGCCTAAATAActgatttttgttgacttcggtcaacgttttgggtaaatgaACCCGGACCCATGTtccgacggtcccggagggttcgtagaaaaatatgggacctgggcgtatgctcggaatcaaattccaaggtccctagcccgagaaataaatttttgaaggaaattgataagactgaaaatgtaataatttaaaggatttgatcttgttggtattgggcccgtattttggtttcgaagcCCAGTATAGGACTGTTATGATATTTaaaccttatctgtgaaatttggtgaaaaatgaaattgatttgacgtgattcggacctttggttgaaaagttagaagATTTGAAACTATCATgaaaatttcatgtgttttggtgttaaTTCCGTacttttagatgttattttttcAATTTGATCGCACaaacaagtttgtatgatgttttaagacttgtgtacatgtttggtttagagctttgagggctcgggtgagtttcggataggctacggagggATTTGGGACTTAGAGGATATTGTTGGTATGCTTCAGCTTGTTGCAGGCCCCTGATCTCGCAATTACgagatcaggcatcgcaattgcAAGCCCAGCACGGTCTGCATTTGAGAGCCTTTCATCGCAATTGCAATTAGAAGGCTGGGCCAGCAGAGTTCCCAAATGCGAACAAACCTTCACAAATGTGAAAGGAGTCTAGGAGGGgtatggtcgcaaatgcgatcttttgttcgcatttgcgaggtcagcGATCGCAATTGTGACactttcctcgcatttgcgaaagcaGAAGGAATTGTGaaggcttcacaattgcgataGCTTATCGAAGCCTACCTTGctctactattgagtagcgagagagggtcgaagcagcttttacccgatttatgatcgggatcgatttccatagagagctagatgttggagtcgggtatctatctaatttagagttgggtatgtgtttcaaattacacttctaaacatttttgcctttttgttttacttctacttttatcaaactacaatggtaaattaaactagaataagctaagagtaaaatgttgcaggttgttcaaatggtttaaaaggcactagggtagtgactttcgcctaggtggtcaattgacgaaTACTTAAGTCGAAGGCAtaattgacatatttggggagtatgatataaccgttgcacgagtTTACCCACTCTGCACCTCTCgatggttcaagtgattttgcccgaattgactttctcaagaccaattgggtatacaaatttgcacaagcaatcaaggttcaagtcgggtattactctctcgaggtttaaccctttaattggggatatcaatctcttgagtacgccccaattcttTGTTGGATAAATTtcagagactcaagctctctttctcaagaagagctcaagtcaattaaacacaaactagtgtttgcaaccactaattcagcagttaaacatgaaattagcccaaatatcaaacactcatagtcaatatAGCGCTAAAACACATGACCCATCAATTaacactaggattgagccacaaccctagcttatgggtttagctactcataattaaagaagaaaagcaagaaatagatgaagaataactcatattaattaattactaagataaataAGAAGcttcaatgttgaaatgtagataaaattgcccaaaatagctaaaatattcaAACCCATGAGTGCAACTCTTCgctaaaactatctgatgacctaaaaatgggaaaagaagctatttatactaagctgaaaaatctagacaaaaatacccctgcggggctagtgcgacCGCACTAAGGCTCTTAACATAAAAATccatctctctgaactcaggcaatgCAAACCTCACAGAATGTAGTGcgaccgcggaggcttctagtgcggtccgcatgaaatggagcgcggactgCATTGGCTTGAAACTCAGAAATGGCAACTCTCTGATCCTTCTTactgcggaccacactaaatcgagtgcggccacatTGATCCCAGTGTGGACCGCATAAAACCTAGTGTGGCTGCATTGCCCTTTTTGCCTGAATATCATACTCTCTGAACCtcgcttgtgcggaccgcacagaatggtatgCGGCCGCACTGACCTTTTCTTtgtctgagctttgtcttgtcttgatacttgtgcaagtttcactccttttgagctgattttTGACATcatgtcaccttgttgatcaaacctgcaatcaagcaaaacttgtgagcctttgggactcaTTCAATCAATTTACAACTGATAACCTtggacttagacgggatttttcattcattctcccatttttcaaaacttaaacttcaagaggcgattttccaaagactatttcttccccaaatcataggtaaatgattcttaactcattcctttcaacaggaggaataagggtgatatattgaggagtaataagggtggactggtggaatcgggttgcacgccgcaacaaagagaaataagggtgaatgttcatattCTTACttgttatatggtgggatcgggatgtaCGTCGCATCATTTTGTTGATTATGTATTCTTCCTCTGTTGTGATTTTATTCCGTAGTATTGAAACTCTcataaggattggttatagctgaatactGGAAAATTATTTGGGTTCTGTATTTATTTGTTGCAAGTTACTATTCCATTTCATTCTATATTTCCTTTTTGCTTTATTATATACTATTACAGGTTATATTGTATATGCCCTGCCgtagccttgtcactacctcgccgagattaggctcgacacttaccaattcatagggtcagttgtactgatactacactctgcactttctgtacAGATTTAAGAGCtggtagtggctgatcgagagatCGGTTGTTGATACTTCATTCAGGAGACCCAAAGTAGTCCTATTGGCATCCGCAGGTCCTGGCGTCCCCTTTTTATGTTTTTCCTTATTTCTGTTTATTTCTTTCCGAGATAGatgtattttcttctttcaaacccatacttgtagttattcatagaatgttcgtgagttgtgacacctGTTTCTGGGTGGTAACAATTTTGGAGTTGTTAATAGCATATATAAAATTGGTTTAATATGTACTTCCGCCTTTATTTCTTTCGAAttagtttttttaattttatattatgaaaatgtaaagaaaaaatgaatataactctaacgttggcttgtctagcgagtgcgatgttaggcgtcatcacggtcccgacggtgggaaatccgagtcgtgaTAGTGTGAGATAGGAAGATTGAGTACTCTGaaagtgtgagtacatgagttcatctttAAGATACATTGCATtgacatgcacacatgacatacaggcatagagatgcatttacCTCACGTTGTATGGTATTACGTCATTTATGACTTCTTACACATATTGACATAtgggcatagagaggtattttacacttgctatctggaaaaaaaatgaaacatcttattcattgttgaaaggatttttggaaaaaattacagttttcaaattACTTGTATTTTCGACGATTTaggtaaaggatttgggttttcactgatatattTGAAAAGTGGAACTATTTTTCAGGAAATTATGAgaaagctgagcattttatctctgagttacttctttcattacttgccttacgttgttatgaactgttgttggctattggtgttggacccgacctttgttccagctcgtcactactttcgacctaaggttaggtttgttacttattgagtacatggggttagttgtactcatactacactcctgcaccttgcatgcagatgttGGCTGTTGATATTGCTGTGATCGACGGGAGCTGGAATTGAAGACGTACCTGTGTTTCGGTTGTAGCTGcatcttgttcatggtagccttagatcataaaaatttgtttatgtacttttcgaacagatgatgtatttatttcataccagctttataaattctaatcttagaagctcatgatttgtactactagtcATTGGGAAATATAAAAGATTTAGATAATTTCttctatttaattattttattaatatcaTTCGAATTGGATAGTTGGTAATTAGCTTACCTGGCGgattgggttaggtgtcatcacaactATTTGGTTTTTAGGTCGTTACAAAAATTGAGTATAGAGCTCAACTTTGATAGTCCAAAAAGAACTATGAAGCATATTCCTTAAGGAGTCATGCCTGGATTTGAACATGAATAACCATTGCTTTCCAATCTTTTATAGCATATCTTGTAACTCTGCATGTCTAATTCTGGGCATAAACCTTTGCAATCCTGAGTATATGGTAGGTCCAGCTGATACCTAAAATAATACTCTTCCACACTTGACAAAGCAATCAAGGCATTGGTGATGTAGTTGCGACTTTGCCTAAGTGTTTTGCACTTGTATCTGTCCTCTCTCATTACATACCTGCCAAACCGATCATCCTCATGTGTGATACGTGAATAATGTACCTACATTTTCTCCAAATGATGCTCAAATGGCCCGTAACATGCGGGAAACTCCCATGGTTTAAATTGTCCCGCCTTGACATTAACACAGTAATgcatgataactagggattttgatgcactttatactcctttttgcttatgttttgattagaaattcatacaaaatagtcccaaaaggctcacaagttatgcttgattgcagCTTTGATCACAAAGTgaacaagatgtcaaagatcagctcaaaagaagtgaaacttgcacaagtaccaagacaagacaaagcttaggcaaaacaggcccaaaacggccgcacaccattctgtgcggtccgcacaaggaggttcagagaggtggcatTTAAGCAAAAAGGGCAATAcggccgcactaggttttgtgcggtctgcactaggaTCAATACggtcgcactcgatttagtgcagtTCGTAGTAAGAaggatcagagagttgccaacttccgagtttcaagccaatgtggtccgcgctccatttcatgcagaCCGCACAAGAAGCCTCCGCGGCTGCAGTCCATTCTCTGCGGTCCGCagtgcctgagttcagagagatggGTTTTCAAGTGCAGAGCCTTAGTACGGCGGtccaccattttgtgcggtccgcactagccccgcaggggaatttttgtccagattttttagcttagtataaatagcttcttttcccatttttagggtatcacaTAGTTTTTAGCTGTATCTGCGCTCGTGAGTTCGAAGtctttagctattttgggcaattttatctataTTTCAACACTGAATCTtattgtttatcttagtaattaattaatatgagttgttcttcatctatttcttgtttttcttcttcaattatgagtagctaaacccataagctagggttatggctcaaccctagtgtgggtaattgatgggtcttgtgttttagggctagattgactatgggtgtttgatatttgggctaatttcatgtttaattgttgaattagtggttgcaaacactaatttgagtttagttgacttgagctcttcttgagaaagagagcttgagtctctgaaattggtccaacaaggaattggggcgtactcaagagattgatagctccaattaaagggttaaacctcgagagagtaatacctgacttgaaccttgattgcttgcgcaaatttgcatacccaattgtcttgagaaagtcaattcaggcaaaatcactcaaaccaccgagaggtgtagagtgggtaaaatcgtgcaacggttatatcatactccccaaatatgtcaattatgccttagactcaagtattcgttaattgaccacctaggtggaagtcactaccctagtgccttttaaaccatttgagcAACCCacaacattttactcttagcttattcttgTTTAATtcaccattgtagtttgataaaattagaagtaaaacaaaaacccaaaaatgtttagaagtgtaatttggaacacgtACACAACCCTAAATTAGATAGATACccaactccaacttctagctctctgtggaaatcgatcctgaccctaaatcgggtaaaagctgcttcgatcctctctcgctactcaatagtagtgcaaggTAGGCTTCGATCAACTTTTTGGCACCTTTGCCGGGgtgctaacggttttggctatctatttaattagttttgtttattgttcttctttccttctttgttactaacttgtttgtgtcataactcaggtaccaaatggtAGCGAAcaatgctaatgaccctcttggaaatgtgattgcgggggaggaggtagataatatcggagatgatgaggtgcctcttgtacctcaaggacaacgtagaggccgccaggccaatgcgaataataataacaatattccagaccctcctccagcacctccaagagtggctcctagagtgcttctgaaccaaggctatgcaagtgatattgtcccaccccgaatctggGCGAGCAATTTTAAAATAACCAATGTAATGTTGACTTTTActagagcagcgtgggtatttcacgggcgctgcaaatcaaaatgcttacaaacatcttaaggggttcgtggatacatgttgggggagcaagcaaactaatgtgtccaagGATGTTCTCCGGTTAAGACTCTTTCCATTCTCACTTagggggaaggcattggattggctcgagcgacttcccaaccattccatcactacttgggatgagttggcggataaaaagttcattgacatgatgaagagcttgtccATTAATGTGCATTTGGTGGAGGATCTTGAACAAATggcgggctatgcaaaattcatgtaagacttggtcacaaagaagcattctatctattgtgaaactataaagatgactcaccaagttagtgctatagtgcattcaatggccccgaagcttgaagatctcggtgctttcaccattcgtTGCACCACTGGGAGTGtggattttgctaaagctctatgtgatttgggggctagtatcaatttgatgccctattccgttttcaagactttgggtatcaGGCAGCCGAGGCCGACgtctatgagattacaaatggcagatagaacaatgaagagaccattgggtattattgatgatgtgcttgtccgggtggacaaatttatcttgccagctgactttgtgatcttggattgcgaggtggactatgaagttcctatcatattggaAAGACCTTTCCTAGATACGGGGAAgacattggttgatgtggaagcaggggaactcaccttccgggtgggtgatgaaaaggtggtctttcatgtgtgcaaatcaatgaagcagcccaacagtaccgaggtgtgctcttttgttgacctcgtcacagcagtgataattgatgacaccagtgcaatgatcaatgtggaggacccattggaggccgtactattgaatcttgatgtcaatgaggatgcaagccgggtggagtgcatgaatgctttacatggaagggctcttattcttatgagtctaggaaattatctttggaccttgagaatagaaagactccaccaacaaaaccttcaattgaggagcctccggtgttggagttgaaaccactgcctccacaccttaggtatgagttcttaggctcaaattctactttgtcagttattctttcttcttgtcttactaaactgcaggttgatgccacattggcggtgcttcaaaagtggaaaaaggcaattggatggactttagttGATATTCGGAGGATAAGCCCTGCATTCTGTatacacaagattattctggaagatgatgcaaagccttccttggagcattaAAGGAGGTTGAacaaggcaatgcaagaagttgtgaaaaaggaggtgatcaagtggttggatgtcggggttgtgtaccccatctttgatagctcttggacttcaccggtgaaATGTGTactgaagaagggtggcatgaccgtggttgcaaattcacaaaatgaggtgattcctaccagaaccgtcaccgattggagggtatgcatggattaccgcaagttgaacaaagtgacccgcaaggatcactttcctttggcttttcttgatcagatgttagatcgacttgcgtgccttctactgtttcttggatgggtattctgggtacaaccaaatcttgattgctccggatgATCAGGataagaccacattcacttgtccatatggcacttttgccttctttaggatgccttttgggttgtgta
Coding sequences:
- the LOC138873750 gene encoding uncharacterized protein, translated to MTHQVSAIVHSMAPKLEDLGAFTIRCTTGSVDFAKALCDLGASINLMPYSVFKTLGIRQPRPTSMRLQMADRTMKRPLGIIDDVLVRVDKFILPADFVILDCEVDYEVPIILERPFLDTGKTLVDVEAGELTFRVGDEKVDATLAVLQKWKKAIGWTLVDIRRISPAFCIHKIILEDDAKPSLEH